A window of the Oscillospiraceae bacterium NTUH-002-81 genome harbors these coding sequences:
- the trxA gene encoding thioredoxin — translation MAAMNMNQEQFKQLIREEKPVLVDFWAPWCGYCRRIGPAYEKIGEEYADSLAVGKINIDEEPRLAGAEGIEVIPTLVLYRNGKAVDSITAPGSKAEIDRFIQKALAK, via the coding sequence ATGGCAGCTATGAACATGAATCAGGAGCAGTTTAAGCAGTTGATCCGGGAGGAAAAGCCTGTTTTGGTGGATTTCTGGGCGCCCTGGTGCGGCTATTGCCGGAGGATCGGCCCTGCGTATGAGAAGATTGGAGAGGAATACGCGGACAGCCTTGCCGTCGGCAAGATCAATATTGACGAGGAGCCGCGGCTGGCGGGGGCCGAGGGGATCGAGGTCATCCCAACTCTGGTGCTGTACCGGAACGGAAAGGCCGTGGATTCCATCACCGCGCCCGGCTCAAAGGCAGAGATCGACCGCTTCATTCAGAAAGCCTTGGCGAAATAA